One window from the genome of Hyalangium minutum encodes:
- a CDS encoding calcium-binding protein, whose translation MSTIKKGSPLGNGVNPLSQGKLAQASPQKAQNSAPQAPPQSQARAHHARDSFEPSSQGPRVLTHHGKTIVDLGSGDNNATIHQTKNGGLRITSDGKTVTLTAQQARNAVIRGGAGNDTIVADESVKMGLKIEGGSGDDTLVGGRGNDRIKGGSGHDVLSGGKGHDTLDGGKGNDLLLGGKGNDTLMGGGGHDALAGEQGNDTLSGGSGHDVLLGDQGNDRLSGGTGNDYLSGGTGHDRLDGGKGHDELYGDGGNDVLKGRDGNDVLDGGSGHDRLYGGRGNDVLSGGPGHDVANGGPGDDLISD comes from the coding sequence ATGTCGACCATCAAGAAGGGAAGTCCGCTGGGGAACGGGGTGAACCCGCTGAGCCAGGGCAAGCTGGCGCAGGCCTCGCCGCAGAAAGCACAGAACTCCGCGCCGCAAGCCCCCCCGCAGTCGCAGGCCCGTGCTCACCACGCACGCGACTCCTTCGAGCCCTCCTCCCAAGGGCCTCGGGTGCTCACCCACCACGGGAAGACCATCGTGGATCTCGGCTCCGGGGACAACAACGCGACCATCCACCAGACGAAGAATGGTGGGCTGCGGATCACCTCGGACGGTAAGACGGTCACGCTCACGGCACAGCAGGCTCGTAACGCCGTCATCCGAGGCGGCGCGGGCAACGACACCATCGTCGCGGACGAGAGCGTCAAGATGGGGCTGAAGATCGAGGGTGGCAGCGGCGATGACACGCTCGTGGGTGGCCGGGGCAATGACCGGATCAAGGGCGGCAGCGGCCACGACGTGCTGAGCGGCGGCAAGGGCCATGACACGCTCGATGGTGGCAAGGGCAACGACCTGCTGCTCGGCGGCAAGGGCAACGACACGCTCATGGGAGGAGGAGGCCATGACGCTCTGGCCGGTGAGCAGGGCAACGACACGCTCTCCGGTGGCAGCGGCCACGACGTGCTCCTCGGAGACCAAGGCAACGATCGGCTCAGCGGCGGCACGGGCAACGACTACCTCAGCGGCGGCACGGGCCATGACCGCCTCGATGGCGGCAAGGGGCACGATGAGCTGTACGGGGACGGCGGCAACGACGTGCTGAAGGGCCGCGACGGCAACGACGTGCTGGACGGCGGAAGCGGCCACGACCGGCTGTACGGCGGCCGGGGCAATGACGTCCTCAGCGGCGGCCCGGGCCACGACGTGGCGAATGGCGGCCCGGGCGACGACCTCATCAGCGACTGA
- the trxA gene encoding thioredoxin — protein MAGDVVMLGDAEFQREVLEANEPVLVDFTATWCPPCRILAPVLDALATEYKGRMKFAKLNVDDHQQTAQEYGIRATPTLLVFKGGRVVKQIVGAVPRAKLEEALRPLV, from the coding sequence ATGGCAGGGGACGTTGTGATGCTCGGGGACGCGGAGTTCCAGCGCGAGGTGCTCGAGGCGAATGAGCCGGTGTTGGTGGACTTCACGGCGACGTGGTGCCCGCCGTGCCGCATCCTCGCTCCGGTCCTCGATGCGCTGGCCACGGAGTACAAGGGGCGCATGAAGTTCGCGAAGCTCAACGTGGATGATCATCAGCAGACGGCCCAGGAGTACGGCATCCGGGCAACGCCCACGCTGCTCGTGTTCAAGGGAGGCCGGGTGGTGAAGCAGATCGTCGGAGCCGTGCCTCGCGCGAAGCTGGAGGAGGCGCTCCGACCGCTCGTCTGA
- a CDS encoding methyltransferase, which yields MSASVPHAVSPQEQLAERIRGFWISQVIHAVARLGVADRLASGPRPSDEVASEVGAHPEGLYRLLRGAISAGLVQEVSPRTFSLTPMGQLLRSDVPGSMRDMAIGMCDRAHWLPWGLLPEAIRTNHSTTKAALGMDVWEHFSQHPEEGTLFARTMGALTLMVANEIPRLHDFSGYARVADVGGSQGVLLEAVLRAYPSCRGILFDLPKVIDGARSRIESVGLAGRVELVGGSFFEPVIPAAECYLVKHIIHDWADAPATTILRHIHQGAPEGARLILVERVMPEDGQLSTMPLMDLNMLVMADGQERTAREFQALLEATGWELERITQAQAGMVSLLEARRR from the coding sequence ATGAGCGCCTCCGTCCCGCATGCTGTGTCCCCCCAAGAGCAACTCGCTGAGCGTATCCGAGGATTCTGGATCTCCCAGGTCATTCATGCCGTCGCCCGCCTGGGTGTGGCGGACCGGCTCGCGAGCGGTCCCCGCCCAAGTGATGAAGTGGCGTCCGAAGTCGGCGCCCACCCGGAGGGACTGTACCGCCTGCTGCGCGGAGCGATCTCCGCGGGCCTCGTGCAGGAGGTCTCCCCGCGCACGTTCTCGCTGACGCCCATGGGGCAGCTCCTCCGCTCGGACGTGCCGGGCTCCATGCGCGACATGGCCATTGGCATGTGCGATCGCGCGCACTGGCTGCCCTGGGGCCTGCTCCCGGAGGCGATTCGCACCAACCACTCCACCACGAAGGCCGCGCTGGGCATGGACGTCTGGGAGCACTTCTCCCAGCACCCCGAGGAGGGCACGCTCTTCGCCAGGACCATGGGAGCGCTCACTCTCATGGTGGCCAACGAGATTCCGCGCCTGCATGACTTCTCGGGCTACGCCCGCGTGGCGGACGTGGGCGGCAGCCAGGGCGTGCTGCTGGAGGCGGTGCTCCGGGCTTATCCCTCCTGCCGAGGCATCCTCTTCGACTTGCCGAAGGTCATCGATGGCGCCCGCTCCCGTATCGAGTCCGTGGGATTGGCTGGCCGGGTCGAGCTGGTGGGGGGCAGTTTCTTCGAGCCTGTCATCCCTGCGGCGGAGTGCTACCTGGTCAAGCACATCATCCACGACTGGGCCGATGCGCCCGCGACCACCATCCTGCGGCACATCCACCAGGGAGCCCCTGAGGGGGCGAGGCTGATCCTGGTGGAGCGGGTGATGCCAGAGGATGGGCAGCTCTCCACGATGCCGCTCATGGACCTGAACATGCTCGTGATGGCGGATGGCCAGGAGCGCACGGCCCGCGAGTTCCAGGCGCTGCTGGAGGCCACGGGCTGGGAGCTGGAGCGCATCACTCAGGCTCAGGCAGGAATGGTCAGCCTGCTCGAGGCCCGGCGGCGCTGA